The Engystomops pustulosus chromosome 7, aEngPut4.maternal, whole genome shotgun sequence DNA window gggaggggtctttttttgatgacgtttacaatgttatcatttttaggactgtgcgatcttttgatcactttttatagtattttccattacggggttaaacgcagtgaaaaaacgttattatatgttgatagattaggtattgacgcgtccgaaaatgcccaatgtgtttatgatttttactgtttatttatatccgttctagggaaagggggggtgatttgaatttatgtttattataaatttttatttttactatttttcagactccctagggtactttaaccctaggttgtcagtactttcctatcatatactgccatactacagtatggcagtatatggagattttcctcctcattcattacaatgtgctgatagcacattgtaatgatttgGTGAACACGAAGCAGACTCggatcttcggaagacctgaggctgtcatggcgacgatCCTCGGAGCGATCAGCGCTGGCACCTTTCATGGGTGTTACTGTTAAGCCTTtgatacaatatgcagcaaagacttaacggctatggagagggctcagccggtgagaactctccatgcacccacacccggcATGTGAAGTAGTataatgtcacatgtcggtaaagggttaatggCTATACAACAATGCACCAAAAAAGATATCAATATAAACCCATTTACACTGAAATTAATATCAAGTTCAAAAGTTGTTAAGACGTACAGCTACCAGAGTGCTTAGTAGAGAAGAGATCTATCCAGCCCATATCCAGCAGATTACCCAGAAGGACATTTGGGGCAGATGAGGAGAGTACCCAATTATGGAGATCTATTATTGGACTGAGCAACAGCTACAGATGGTAAAAAACTTAGACTATGAAAGACTATTTTGTATCCAAAATAGGACAAGAAACCTTCCAATACCAATGTATTTCCTTACCAGCTTCAGTACAGACATTCCTCAAATCAGCACCATTAAACCCATCTGAAAGCTTCACAATGGCTTCATAATCTAGAAAGAAAAATACTGTAAACCACTGTTCTTGTCACAGGTAAAACAGTACAAAAATTATGGGGAAGTCAAAACACTAAAGATTTGTAAGACAACCTTTTCAATActaaaagggggtttcccatgaaagaaagttctcaaattttaatcccctagtgatgtttgcacaataaagattattttaaccccttactttacaatttgactcagttttattgatgttttcagtgtaagattccagagtctcTAGGCAGACACCTTATGATCCCTAGTGCTATGACATGCTGTGTGGTGTGCCGACAATGTGCTTAGCTTattattctactagtatctgataaATAGAAAAAACTGAGATAAGACAGATCaaagattatgagatccatgagaatggcattgtgtgttatatctttCTCAGATCTGCTAACTCAACTAtaacacacaatgggggagatttatcatcaagtttgttaggcaaaactgttctagttgcccatggaaaccaaccagagctcagctttaattttagaaagagctgtgggagaatgaaagccgggatctgattggttggcatgggcaactagaacagttctgctcaaaGAGActaatgataaatacccccaaatATGCCTCCCTGCATCATGACCTCATCTGTCTGCTGCTTGCATAGTATGTCTCTGCAGGCTGCTTTCTGGCAAGAAGTGCCTGTGTccaagctggtcttgtaatgcaggggggaggtggAGGCAGATAGCACTGCgtcatgcagacaagagaagctattcatgagtagAATCCGAcgataatcagaagatttacagtaggatccaggggcaactaaaattgtatacaccaggacagacaggttgtaattatatctgtgaaatgctgtatttttgttaaccgcaaattagagaatgtgttattttgttatcccgagtacatttaagaatctggtCTTTATAGGAATACACCTTTTAAGAGTGACCATGCATATAGTTACATTTACCTATTTCTCCATGTTTAGTTATGGGGCCCGCATGAATCTTCAGAATATCTAGCCTGGCTTGTTCATTGGGCAGTTCAATAtctgaaaaaaatgaaacattaaTATTACATATAGTAAATAGTTGCTTATGCACAGAAAGGaaataggaaagaaaaaaaactcaCGAATCTTGCGGTCAAGTCTACCCGGGCGCAACAAGGCTGGGTCCAATGTGTCTGGTCTGTTAGTAGCCATGATCATTTTCACTCTGTGCAGAGTGTCAAACCCGTCCATCTGATTCAACAACTGAAAATAATAAGAGTGAGGGTCAAAAATAGAGTTATAATGTACCCACAACTCAATCGCTTCCGACTACCCAGGATAAGGGCATACCTCCATTAGAGTTCTCTGAATCTCACGGTCAGCTGAAGTGCCTTCAGAAAACCGCCGACCCCCTACAGGTTCATATCACAAAAAAGGCAATTCAAGATATGATtgaataaaatgaattaaatCATAAATTATGGTCATATATACTAAAAATGACTTTCTGCTCAGGCTTCTTACCTATGGCATCAATTTCATCCATAAAGATAATACATGGCTGGTGGTCTCTAGCATAGTTGAACATTTCTCTAATGAGTCGAGCACTTTCACCAATGTATTTATCTACAATAGAACTAGACACAACCTAATGGAGGAAGAAAAATAGAATTGTTATTTATCATGACATAAGGGTCAAAATTACTACcaaggctgaaaaaaaaaaatcaagcaacCACAGAtacatttaacacaaaaaacaatGAATTGTTACACACCTTCAAGAAATTGCAATCCAGCTGACTGGCAACAGCTCGAGCCAGGAGCGTTTTTCCAGTACCTTGGGTAGGAGGCAATAGTAgaaaattatatacatatatttattgttTAGACTGTTTTAGTCCAATTTATCATAGTGCCTTACACTGCTTAATAAATTTGGCCTTTGAGGCATTAATGTCTACAGACAAATTTTTGCACATACCAGCAGATAATTTTGTGCCCAGTTTGGGTGGGTAAAAGGCATTTAGAGGCTTTAACTTAGACATTAATTCCTGATAGTAGTCCCAGGCTATATTATTAGAAAACATATGCCGTGAAGTAGAAAGATTTGGCTTTAGGGTTTTCTTTATTAAGGGTGTTTGCTTAGACTGGAGtttgaaaacatggctgctttcttccaaaaacaggctCTCTCCTTGGCTAGTTTGTGGTATTGAAATGAAGCTTCAATTATTTCTATGcgattgagctgcaataccggcacactGCCTTGTGTTTGGAAGAGAGTAGACATGCGTTTCAACCTCCAGGCAACCCTTTTAAATCTACTCTTTATGCTTACACCTACACAATTTTTAGACATACCTGGGGGGCCATACAGAAGACAGCCCTTTGGAGGAATTATGCCTACACGCTGGAACAGTTCTGGATTAGTAAGTGGAAGTTCAATGACCTAGCAGAGAATAAATCATAACAATATTGTTATCTCCAAGAACAGTATAAATCATGTACAATAATTTAAAGAAATATTTACTCACCTCCCGGAGTTCTCTGATCTGCTCAGACAGACCTCCAATTTCAGAGTAGGACACATTTCCAGGGTCTTCATGGGACATATTATACACAAGTGGATCAACCTCTCGTGGCAAGTAACTAGGGTAAAACAGAGGATTAATGGAACAGCACAACAGTTCATATAAAGCAAATTAACAGAACCACATTAGGATTTAGACACCTTGGCTATATGGGCAAAAATAAGCCATTTTCCCGATGTCACTACTAAAACAAAAGGGCATGTATTTTTGGCGAGGTCAGAGCCAATTGTTTCCAATATGTGGATGGTCtgttaatttttaaaataaaactctTGGAGAAAAACTCTGCAAAAATCTCAACTAGAGTGCAGGTGAAGCAAGAATGAGGACTCCAGCTAGCATTCTTGTAAGTTGTCCCATCACAGGGTGAAATCTTGGATCAACCTAGCATACTGGGCTCCACATTATATAGATTCAAGCCTTCTATAGACAATGGAGCAGATGAGGGCGAGTGAGAAATCGCCTTTAAATCTTACCGCATAATAGTGAGCGTTGTCATGTCTAAAGCTACTCTTGTTCCCGGCTTCAGCTTGCTTTTATCCAGCTACATGAAAAGAAAACACAGAATGTGGTTAGATAGCCAGAAAGTTTAAATGCATTACATATAATTTTGTGTCCACATTTACAGTAAAGGGATAAAATAGTATTGGAAGGCGACTGTTTTTATTTAAAGGCCAAGTTCACACCTTTGTCACAGTTCCCATAAAAATTCTACATAAAGTTCTACATGCACTTTTATAAAAGGAGAGGAGGGTTAAATATATAGAATAACACCGGTTAGAGAGCTAAACATACCTGTCGACGACACCCGACTACATATCTTGGCCCATTTGTAGCTTTGACAATGACTGAAAACAGATAATTTGAGtcagttttatatatttataattttttagcCAAGTCTCATGTCAACAATTCCACCCCACTCAAAACCCATGTGATTTTGAAAATGTCCCACCTCTGCCACCATTGTAGAAAGTCCAATAATGATCACCAATATAGGTACACAGAAGTGTGAATAGTCACATTTTGTCAGAAATACAGAAAATTACTTACATTTTTCTTCTGTGAGCTGCTTGAGAACTTCCCCAACAATCTgaaaatatacagaaatacagccatTAAACCGACAGGAACCACAAATCTAGATTTTGGtttcataaaaacaagaaaaagaaGATTTCCAATGTTTATTAGTGCTCTTAAAAAGGGTATTCCCCATCTAAACATTCACAGCCACAGTACAGCCTGTCCTTCTACTTTTAGAATTCccaaagaaattgaaaaaaagcCAAGTGTTTACAGTCCCTTCTCCACTTAAAGCATGAAGGTTTGAGGGTGTGTTCCAAAAGCAGGTATAGATGATAATGGGTGAACATAGTGAGAAAAAATGAATCTGAAAAACTGATCGTGTGAACGCCTCCCCGAGAGGTGGGATGTGGACCTACtggacatttacagaatatcactTGGAGAACAGAAGCCCCTTTATCTGGATGTACAATACTGCAAAGAATAACAAGATCAGATTACATAGGTCTTGATTGCTGTAACCATAGAAACACAGTAAACAGGAGCTGTGTACTTAGTGGACTAAAGACAAGTCTGATGAAAACACTGGACTCATATTCTCAGTTCTTTGGTTTAATCTGGGCAGACTGGAATAATAAAGGATTATTTGGCACACTAAACCACCAATCAATGACTTGTCTCAAATGCACAACAACTTCCGTCATCGTTAATTCCATCATGGACATAAAAATCATACGCAGCATCAGTACATAGCAATTCGCATTAGATAAGGCAGCTTACCTGCCCCACACTCTGCAAAGCCTTGAGGTCATTTTCGGATTTCTCATACTGCTTAGTGAGTTCCTTTAATTGCTCCCTTACTGAAAATAGAAATAAAGAGTTAGATTTTCTAGAATAGGGGCATATCCAGGGCCAGGAAATCATAGAACTCAGATTAGCACTGAGGAGTTTCC harbors:
- the PSMC6 gene encoding 26S proteasome regulatory subunit 10B encodes the protein MALPGIPYEQRLLIMADPREKALQDYRKKLLEHKEIDGRLKELREQLKELTKQYEKSENDLKALQSVGQIVGEVLKQLTEEKFIVKATNGPRYVVGCRRQLDKSKLKPGTRVALDMTTLTIMRYLPREVDPLVYNMSHEDPGNVSYSEIGGLSEQIRELREVIELPLTNPELFQRVGIIPPKGCLLYGPPGTGKTLLARAVASQLDCNFLKVVSSSIVDKYIGESARLIREMFNYARDHQPCIIFMDEIDAIGGRRFSEGTSADREIQRTLMELLNQMDGFDTLHRVKMIMATNRPDTLDPALLRPGRLDRKIHIELPNEQARLDILKIHAGPITKHGEIDYEAIVKLSDGFNGADLRNVCTEAGMFAIRADHDFVVQEDFMKAVRKVADSKKLESKLDYKPV